The genomic interval cagttggtaaaTCACTCTTTTAAGACGGAAAAGAAaattgttttggataaaaggcctGACTGTTACACTCTACAtacaacacaataaaaatttcaattagAAGAAAACATACAATACCTTCTTCAATATGGCGGTATAACTCAGCTTTATAAACACGCAACACCATCGGGTTGGGGTGAAAAGGTCGCTGAAATTCATCCACGAGAAGCGGTAAGCGTCTTATCTCGTCGCTCATAGCAACTCGGACTTGTCGTTCTGCTTCATTGGCCAATGCAACAATGCCATCTTTTGATCGTTGGGTTACCAACTTCATCTGGTTGTCTGTAATATGAACCAATAGTTAATTTCTATCTTATTAACttgatattttgtaatgtttactactTCGACTTTTGTCAGATAACGGCAAAACTTAAAATGCACTACGTGTTTTATTATAGTGAtattgggtaatgggccaactgtgacCTAAATCTGAGGCCGTCTTGcaataggacctcacccattcCCCTGATTGGTAGCAGACTGGAGGACATTacgaaaatttatttattttacaatgtttggCATGAAGTGAAACCACCATACCTATATATTCAAGTCTTTGTAGCAAGAACACTCTTCTGTCtctgcattcattcattaattctgTTGCTTTTGTCTGAAATAATCAATacttcaattaaaaataagcgtttaaaatcaataaaatatcaCAGATGTGTATATACTCTATATCATAACATgtacatgaaaataaaattggcATAGTACACTGCAGTTACCTAAACCTAACCAtccctgtttaaaaataaaacaagaaaaaactTACATAAAGCCATTCAGCTTTAGAATGCAGTTGGTCAATTATCTTGCTTGCCCTTTGAGTGTGGTATTCAAACTTTGTTCGAGTTGCAGAGCGTGAAATGCATTCCTCAAACTCGCGTTCGAATCGCGCAAACTCCATCAGACGTACTTGGTGTCCATCAGCCATGTACACAGGACTATCAGCTTTTCCTGTGTTTTGAGTGTGTTTATATGAATAagagaatgaatgtaacttgctttatcctcacatggccggaaaatgacagtcgttataacctggTGCACTCTTTAATACACTCTATGCCAACCtttgagttaccaagtatgttactttattagtgattataaatgtatttcaaGCAGTGTTAACTGTGCAAAGTAGTACCTGGGACCTTTGGCATTCTGGATTGCAGTGTTTCTTTTGctgaaacaaagaaaactcgGTCCTTTGCTTGTGACTTAGATATTACTTTCAGTTCATCGGCCAGAAACGAAATCCCTCTTTCCAAATGCTGCTGACGGACCtgatcataaaatattttcataaaaacgGCAAATTCACTGAATGGACattataatgaaaatattcTAGTaccacatgacataaatatccaaacattaAAGCCAACAACCATTACTGTTTACAATCTACATCATATGTTCAAATGAACACACCTGTTTTAAGTTATTACAATTCTATGTGAAATACACCACCCCACCTGCTCCATGAGTTCTGGTTCCGATGCAGATGCGTCCCATCTGTTGTTTAAGATAAAGATGTTTGGTTTGGACAATTTCTCATTAACCCGATGGAAAAACTTCTTTTCTGCTTGCATTAAAGTTGATTCAGCATTTGcaacaagaataaaaacatcgGCATCCAAGCAATATCTGAAAATCAATGCACTGTAAAAAATCATTCACtggaaatatttacatttttcaatttttgttgcCTTCTTACTCTGTCTATAtggtcaatattttttttttttttcttttcacaggttttaacccaaaaaaggatttatttatatgttatgttgtactttaaacaattgttGGAAGACTTTCCATAAAAGCTagacagtaaacaaaatagTCCACCACAGATAAGCCATCACTTGTTCAGGTTTAATTGATTAACAAACACAACACATTCCACACCACTGACATCTACAGCATGGCGATGACATGTGAGTTACAATAAACAGCTTCTACCACAGCAGGACAAGCACTAAACTTTACTATCTCAGATGGTTAATACAATAATGGGAGCATTTGTGAGCACATATCCatacattttattacatatgATGCACAATTTAAGTTAACATCAGTTGATTGAAACCATGTActacaaaatagaaaataatcaCGAAGTTCAATTACTTATCAATCCATTGGTCAAGGTCATGGCTAACATCAATGCCAGGACTATCCACTAACACAACATCATCCTTTAGCAATGCACATTTGCTTTTTGGCCAGAACACCTGAGACAAATGCATATTttgtattgattttattttgctaGATTAGTTGCATATCTTGTGTAAAATGTATTGTACAGGAAATACATTGCATATCATGTTACTGATCTACTGATGTAGACCAGTTTGTTTACTAAACAAAATAGTAAAAGCACAAACCTGTGCAGTTTACATAACTGAATGAATTGTTTAACCTAGCAAGATGACAAGGTACACACAATACACACACTACAGGATTATATACCATATAAGTAGTTACCTTTATTACTAAGTTACTAACCTGTATAAGACTATCAGGTGACATACTTTCTTCGCTCAAAGCATGACTGAGCTGCGTTACACTTTTAATACTTCGTTTCTCTTCTGAGCCATTGCACAATAAATAAGCACCCTCATCAGAGTCAGTAGATGTACTTCCTTCATCACTACAACCAGCAACTGACAAAAAGCAATTGGTAGTATGCCCAATACCAGTTGGAAGTATTCTGTCCCATAACATTGCATTCACAACAGAACTTTTGCCATTACTTGTTCGACCAAAGAAAACAACCTGCATAAAATACAGGAAAGTTAGCAAATAAATGAATCAATGCTTTATCTTTGCATCGCCAGAAAACGAccatcgttataacacgtatgttctgtttcatatgccccgtgccagcttatgagttacgttgtatgtaactttgtattgttggtaattattttccggtatttttttatttccatgCATGGGtataattcagacaacccattaatgaccactgggttagagcaattgcctatatagtttaaataagaTGCAAGTGTTGTTTCTGTAGTTGTGTTTACCTTCATATGATTTCTGGTTAACATATCTTTTATTCCATTTATTTTCTCCAAGGCTGCAAGAACATCATCTTCTAGTTCCTGAAAAGAAACCgtaatttttaatgatttctAGTGGctaatttaaaagaaacacaAATACAGTTTCTAAGCAGATGtctttttcaaataaataatttctcAACCTCttcaacaaataaattttcatcACTGTATTAAGATGTAATTGGAAGgcaaatgtttgtaaaaaaacacaatctaTACATCTGAGCCCAACAACCACTATACATTGTATGTAAAAATAGAGTTTTTATTAGCACATTTCTTTTttgcaaacaaatatttattgacCTCttcaataattatattttcatcACTGTTTCCAATATCATCAATGAATTCTCCAAACTCTTCAATGTAAGTCTGGATGtcagaaaacaaaacattgatttttttctttgcattCGTAAAGTGTTTTAAAGGAGATCCCATGTCCCCTGCTCCTGAATGTCGGTTCATCCTCATGGCAGTGTAACCTGACACGGTAAGTTATCCGGGTTTTTCTCAATTGATTAATGTAAAGCAGTTTGCCcacattttatcattaaatttaaGGGTGTAAACGATATCCGTGgatctgaaataaaaacagcTTTACAAACCTATCACGATCTACCTTATTACTATTAACACATGCTTAGATAATATTAGCATTAGACGAACAGACAACTCTACAAACAAAACTGCACAACCTGCATTGAAATTCTTACCAAACAAACACAGcatgataaaaaagttaagaaaaaaatctaatatttttcaacatagaaatctaacattaatctatttaaaatgcaatatcTTTATATTCTGTTTCGGTAATAATATACAGTTGTACTTAAAATCGACTATGTATAAACTTTTCATTATAGGTTACTAAAAATGCTGcaaaaactaataataaacGAATGCACTATATCGTAAGGTGACATTTTTCAAACAGCCACATTGGCAAAACTGCGCCACCTATTTGCATTGTAGGTCGGTGCTTCAACAAACGTTGTGTAGCGTCTTGAGTTGTGTCTGTATGTAAAGTATACACAATAAAGCTGTAAAAGGGCATAAGCTAAATTGGATTATCATCAATGATCAAGCCGAAAATAACAAAAGTGGGGTTTGAAGAACATTGCCAGAAACGGTTAAAT from Ciona intestinalis chromosome 2, KH, whole genome shotgun sequence carries:
- the LOC100186475 gene encoding mitofusin-2, producing the protein MRMNRHSGAGDMGSPLKHFTNAKKKINVLFSDIQTYIEEFGEFIDDIGNSDENIIIEEELEDDVLAALEKINGIKDMLTRNHMKVVFFGRTSNGKSSVVNAMLWDRILPTGIGHTTNCFLSVAGCSDEGSTSTDSDEGAYLLCNGSEEKRSIKSVTQLSHALSEESMSPDSLIQVFWPKSKCALLKDDVVLVDSPGIDVSHDLDQWIDKYCLDADVFILVANAESTLMQAEKKFFHRVNEKLSKPNIFILNNRWDASASEPELMEQVRQQHLERGISFLADELKVISKSQAKDRVFFVSAKETLQSRMPKVPGKADSPVYMADGHQVRLMEFARFEREFEECISRSATRTKFEYHTQRASKIIDQLHSKAEWLYTKATELMNECRDRRVFLLQRLEYIDNQMKLVTQRSKDGIVALANEAERQVRVAMSDEIRRLPLLVDEFQRPFHPNPMVLRVYKAELYRHIEEGLGRNLHARCSGALQKQIDKNRNVMIDSIQPLLMTSPHGSQDNGDSSSVDFVHTEEPASKFKLMRSNSIQPSFDMSYDIDCTSLCSDFQEDIDFKFSLGFSQLIARFVGPKEARRSRFGGISNDVVSIPPTPNSGNAVADQEGRAHQVATQDFLWSLASGYFQYTQSHSTVFVVCLGMLPYVFWRSIGWRVVAFSAVSYFALYGYERITWSSRAKEKALKRQFVEHATDKLNLIISFTSSNCSHQVQQELSGTFSRLCCEIEEVRKEIEQESEDLLHRCNHLTQAQTQSKTLRNKAGWLAAELESFAKTYLTPPPTFNGGTS